In one Winogradskyella sp. MH6 genomic region, the following are encoded:
- a CDS encoding SCO family protein yields MSKKANYSYVGIAFIILVFGIIFIPKIINRITNGDITRDESRSENVSNNTKGTKSDLAYLTIGDEPKKIPAFSFTDQNGNTITNEDYLGKVYVIEFFFTTCPTICPIMNRNLVNVQDHFKDFKDFGVASFTINPEVDTPEVLKAYSETYGITNPNWHLMTGNEEAIYKLANEGFNLYTAKDETVEGGFEHSGNFALIDKEGYIRSRRDNFGNPLIFYNGLISESEGVDDDGIPQEITILKEDIAKLLKE; encoded by the coding sequence ATGAGTAAAAAAGCCAATTATTCATACGTAGGCATTGCATTTATCATTTTAGTTTTTGGTATCATTTTTATACCAAAGATTATAAATAGAATAACCAATGGCGATATTACTAGAGACGAAAGCCGAAGCGAAAATGTTTCTAACAATACAAAAGGAACAAAAAGTGATTTAGCTTATCTAACAATAGGTGACGAGCCAAAAAAGATTCCAGCGTTTAGTTTTACAGACCAAAATGGAAATACCATTACTAATGAAGATTATTTAGGTAAAGTGTATGTTATAGAATTTTTCTTTACAACATGCCCAACAATTTGTCCAATAATGAATCGTAACTTGGTAAATGTACAAGACCACTTTAAGGATTTTAAAGATTTTGGTGTAGCTTCATTTACTATAAATCCAGAAGTTGATACTCCTGAAGTATTAAAAGCTTACTCAGAAACTTACGGAATAACAAATCCCAATTGGCATTTAATGACAGGCAATGAAGAAGCTATTTATAAATTGGCTAACGAAGGCTTTAATTTATATACAGCAAAAGACGAAACTGTTGAAGGAGGTTTTGAGCACTCTGGTAATTTTGCTTTAATAGATAAAGAAGGTTATATACGCTCTAGAAGAGATAATTTCGGAAATCCGTTGATATTTTATAACGGTTTAATTTCTGAATCTGAGGGAGTTGATGATGATGGAATTCCTCAGGAGATAACAATTTTAAAAGAAGATATTGCTAAACTATTGAAAGAATAA
- a CDS encoding cytochrome C oxidase subunit IV family protein, producing MAHEHKLEIFRGRWKFKSNTQKIWGVLAFLTFVTAIEVILGIYKPEFLMHTWISPLEGGFFATIGNIILSPLVFIKPLNLIFILLTIVKAYYITWDFMHMRDEVKALRRMVVWTAVFLICYLIFILLQEGGYVFGVYNADDALITRDF from the coding sequence ATGGCACACGAACATAAATTAGAAATATTTAGAGGACGTTGGAAATTTAAATCTAACACACAAAAAATTTGGGGTGTATTAGCATTCTTAACATTTGTAACTGCTATAGAAGTTATTCTTGGTATATACAAACCAGAATTTTTAATGCATACTTGGATTAGTCCATTAGAAGGTGGTTTTTTTGCTACTATTGGTAATATTATTTTATCACCACTTGTTTTTATTAAGCCTTTAAACTTAATATTTATCCTTCTTACCATTGTAAAAGCTTATTATATTACATGGGACTTCATGCACATGAGAGATGAAGTTAAAGCACTAAGACGTATGGTAGTGTGGACTGCTGTTTTCTTAATCTGCTATTTAATATTCATCTTACTTCAAGAAGGTGGTTATGTGTTTGGTGTATATAATGCAGATGACGCTTTAATTACAAGAGATTTTTAA
- a CDS encoding cytochrome c oxidase subunit 3, with amino-acid sequence MDSTVASTGTEGKTWEGGNKPLKASYGKMMMWFFIVSDALTFSGFLAAYGFSRFKFIKEWPIADEVFTHVPFLHGQELPMIYVAFMTFILIMSSVTMVLAVDAGHHMNKAKVTLYMFLTIIGGLIFVGSQAWEWATFIQGDYGAVQTNGGNILQFGEYVTVDGKEKFKRISIDEFAVAEAGARAQHERKNGLWFVTEESLPPYSVNEIYNGLAANENILVRTQLINDEGEKTVLSREESLKQIKENGKLVVKGANLKVNEYGTSLFADFFFFITGFHGFHVFSGVVINIIIFFNVVLGTYERRGSYEMVEKVGLYWHFVDLVWVFVFTFFYLV; translated from the coding sequence ATGGATTCTACAGTAGCAAGTACTGGCACAGAAGGAAAAACTTGGGAAGGAGGAAATAAACCTCTAAAAGCAAGTTATGGTAAGATGATGATGTGGTTCTTTATCGTTTCTGATGCATTAACATTTTCAGGTTTCTTAGCAGCTTATGGCTTTTCTAGATTTAAGTTTATCAAAGAATGGCCAATTGCAGATGAGGTTTTTACACACGTTCCTTTCTTACACGGACAAGAATTACCAATGATTTACGTTGCCTTTATGACGTTTATCCTTATTATGTCTTCTGTAACTATGGTATTAGCCGTAGATGCAGGTCATCATATGAATAAAGCCAAGGTAACATTATACATGTTCCTAACCATAATAGGTGGTTTAATATTCGTTGGGTCTCAGGCTTGGGAATGGGCAACTTTTATTCAAGGAGATTATGGTGCAGTACAAACCAATGGTGGTAATATTCTACAATTTGGTGAGTATGTAACTGTAGATGGAAAAGAAAAGTTCAAAAGAATTTCTATTGATGAGTTTGCTGTTGCAGAAGCAGGAGCAAGAGCACAACACGAGCGTAAAAATGGCTTGTGGTTTGTTACTGAAGAATCACTACCTCCTTATTCAGTAAATGAAATTTATAACGGTCTTGCTGCAAATGAAAATATTTTAGTAAGAACGCAGTTGATAAATGATGAAGGCGAAAAAACAGTGCTTTCTAGAGAAGAGTCTCTTAAGCAAATTAAAGAAAACGGAAAATTAGTAGTAAAAGGTGCAAACCTAAAGGTAAATGAATATGGTACGTCGCTTTTCGCAGACTTTTTCTTCTTCATTACAGGTTTTCACGGATTCCACGTTTTTTCAGGTGTGGTAATCAATATCATTATTTTCTTTAATGTGGTTTTAGGAACTTACGAAAGAAGAGGAAGCTACGAAATGGTAGAAAAAGTAGGTCTTTATTGGCACTTTGTCGATTTAGTTTGGGTATTTGTATTCACATTCTTCTACTTAGTTTAA
- a CDS encoding cytochrome c oxidase subunit 3, translated as MDLTEGTLQEKTARSKKMMLWFGIGSLIMSFSALISAFIVSSKQRRDKDWLNSYDLPNAFYISVAIILLSSLTFVLAKKALKQKNIQMTTVWLLVTLALGIAFVFSQLEGFNQIIQTGYNFTGPTSNITMSYIYLIAVVHILHVIAGLICILVVIYNHFKQKYNANNMLGLELAANFWHFVDLLWLVLFLFLYFFRDII; from the coding sequence ATGGATTTAACAGAAGGAACGCTACAGGAAAAAACAGCCAGATCAAAAAAAATGATGCTTTGGTTTGGTATAGGTTCTCTAATAATGTCTTTTTCGGCATTAATAAGTGCTTTTATTGTAAGTTCTAAACAGCGAAGAGATAAAGATTGGTTAAACAGTTATGATTTGCCAAATGCATTTTATATAAGTGTTGCCATTATATTGTTGAGTAGTTTAACCTTTGTTTTAGCAAAAAAGGCTTTAAAACAAAAAAACATACAGATGACAACCGTTTGGCTGCTGGTTACATTGGCTTTAGGAATTGCTTTTGTTTTTAGTCAGCTAGAAGGATTTAATCAAATTATACAAACAGGATATAACTTTACAGGGCCAACAAGTAATATCACCATGTCATATATCTATTTGATTGCTGTGGTGCATATATTGCACGTTATAGCTGGCTTAATTTGTATACTTGTCGTTATTTATAATCATTTTAAACAAAAGTACAATGCCAACAATATGTTGGGATTAGAACTGGCGGCTAATTTCTGGCATTTCGTAGACCTGCTTTGGCTTGTGCTGTTTTTGTTTTTATATTTTTTTAGAGACATAATTTGA
- the cyoE gene encoding heme o synthase codes for MSSSTKSSVSKTSAITDFKEITKMGLSISVVFSALAGYLLGAETINYTSLILLALGGYFMVGASNAYNQIIERDLDALMDRTKNRPIPAGRMSVNTAFIIATAFTILGIITLYNINPKTAMWGAISIFLYTSVYTPLKTKTPLSVFVGALPGAIPFMLGWVAARGEFGIEPGTLFAIQFFWQFPHFWSIGWFLYEDYEKGGFFMLPTGKRDKGTAVQIIMYSVWTVLVSIIPVFGFTGDLKLSIVGAVLVFLLGMVMLVFALRLFKQRTVKAAKQLMLSSVFYITMLQIIYVADKFLR; via the coding sequence TTGAGTAGTAGTACAAAATCTTCGGTATCAAAAACTTCTGCTATCACAGATTTTAAGGAAATCACAAAAATGGGATTATCCATTAGTGTGGTGTTTTCTGCACTTGCTGGTTACTTATTGGGTGCTGAGACTATAAATTATACATCGCTTATTCTTTTGGCATTAGGTGGGTATTTTATGGTAGGTGCATCAAATGCATATAACCAAATTATTGAGCGCGACCTAGATGCTTTAATGGATAGGACAAAAAACAGACCTATTCCTGCTGGTCGTATGTCTGTTAATACAGCATTTATAATAGCGACTGCTTTTACCATTCTAGGTATAATAACGCTATATAATATCAATCCAAAAACAGCAATGTGGGGAGCAATCTCCATTTTTTTATATACGAGTGTTTATACACCTTTAAAAACCAAAACACCGTTGTCTGTTTTTGTAGGTGCATTGCCTGGAGCCATCCCTTTTATGCTGGGTTGGGTAGCAGCTCGTGGTGAGTTTGGTATTGAGCCAGGAACGTTATTTGCTATTCAGTTCTTTTGGCAATTTCCTCATTTTTGGTCTATCGGTTGGTTTTTGTATGAAGATTATGAAAAGGGAGGCTTCTTTATGTTGCCAACAGGAAAAAGAGATAAAGGTACAGCAGTGCAGATTATTATGTATAGTGTTTGGACAGTTTTGGTGTCTATAATCCCAGTGTTTGGGTTTACAGGAGATTTAAAACTATCAATTGTTGGTGCTGTATTGGTATTTTTATTAGGAATGGTAATGCTTGTTTTTGCACTAAGACTTTTTAAACAACGAACCGTGAAGGCTGCTAAACAGTTAATGCTGTCTAGCGTTTTTTATATCACAATGTTGCAAATTATATATGTTGCAGATAAATTTTTAAGATAG
- a CDS encoding gliding motility protein RemB, with the protein MKHIWLVTVLLVSFFGNAQTLSTYEKPPVFSECDSLAVNQLKSCFNFTLNSFIYDNFKTPEIVSEEDYNGDIQVLFEVDKEGGFKVIYVDAIYDELKEESRRVFDALPQIKPATYNGKATFVQYSLNIAIPLVKPVEEIIKDEDELSNTVNLKNGDSLNATLSDEFDNVNKSLKPYEGLEYSSQLNIPFTHSYYARFDDEMNAIGTNSHTAAKPFIQADVAKYYDIKVEKESLAKETDSWFGRKLYNEHLVQVQGKDYWFTVDPIVDLQLGGETEGDDGTWNNTRGVYIQAGLGKHLNLSTSIYESQGRFADYFNTYAESLKAFGPDPAVIPGRGIAKRFKENSYDYPVAEAYLSYTPADFLNIQFGHGKNFIGDGYRSLFQSDVASPYPFLKLNTSFWKIKYTSTWMWLKDVRPEVVVDDAFLTKYMANHYLSWNVSKRLNIGLFESVMWADTNGRGFDVNYLNPIIFFRAIEFQTGQGAGNAILGLSAKYKWNNKVNLYGQFILDEFSLSDVTGGNKSWKNKFGFQLGAKYFNAFKVDNLLLQAEYNQVRPYTYSHNTQILNYGHFNQPMAHLWGANFRELVLIGRYNYKRWFADTKLIIGQRGFDFNTEEDSFSYGGDIYRDYNDRNSDTGITIGQGNKTNSFMWEHQMGYLLNPETNLKVFANIIYRDFNPEAITSSTANSNTLWFSLGIRTDLFNWYNDF; encoded by the coding sequence ATGAAGCATATTTGGCTTGTTACTGTTTTGTTAGTTTCTTTTTTTGGTAATGCTCAAACGCTTTCTACCTACGAAAAACCACCTGTGTTTAGTGAGTGTGATTCGCTTGCTGTAAATCAATTAAAATCGTGTTTCAATTTTACATTAAATAGCTTTATCTACGATAATTTTAAAACGCCAGAAATTGTTTCTGAAGAAGATTACAATGGCGATATTCAGGTGTTGTTTGAAGTTGACAAAGAAGGAGGGTTCAAGGTTATTTATGTAGATGCCATCTATGATGAGCTAAAGGAAGAAAGTAGACGTGTTTTTGATGCTTTACCACAAATAAAGCCAGCAACATATAACGGCAAGGCGACTTTTGTTCAATATAGCTTAAACATTGCTATTCCATTAGTAAAGCCTGTAGAAGAAATAATAAAAGATGAAGACGAACTTTCAAACACTGTCAATCTAAAAAATGGAGATAGCTTAAACGCAACCTTGTCAGATGAGTTTGATAACGTAAATAAAAGCCTAAAACCTTACGAAGGATTAGAATATAGTAGCCAGTTAAACATACCATTCACGCATTCGTATTACGCACGTTTTGATGATGAGATGAATGCCATAGGTACCAATAGTCATACTGCAGCAAAGCCTTTTATTCAAGCCGATGTTGCAAAATATTATGATATTAAAGTTGAAAAGGAAAGTTTAGCAAAAGAAACAGATAGCTGGTTTGGTAGAAAGCTATACAATGAGCATTTGGTGCAAGTTCAAGGTAAAGATTACTGGTTTACGGTAGACCCAATTGTAGATTTACAGCTAGGAGGTGAAACCGAAGGAGATGATGGCACATGGAATAATACCAGAGGTGTCTATATTCAAGCAGGATTAGGTAAGCATTTAAATTTATCAACTTCTATTTATGAAAGTCAAGGTAGATTTGCAGACTATTTTAACACCTATGCAGAAAGTTTAAAAGCTTTTGGTCCAGACCCAGCAGTAATTCCTGGTCGTGGTATCGCTAAGCGTTTTAAAGAGAATTCGTATGATTATCCTGTGGCAGAAGCATATTTATCCTACACTCCTGCCGATTTTTTAAACATTCAATTCGGCCATGGTAAAAATTTTATAGGTGATGGTTACCGTTCGCTATTTCAAAGTGATGTAGCAAGCCCTTATCCTTTTTTAAAATTGAATACCAGCTTTTGGAAGATAAAATACACAAGTACATGGATGTGGCTTAAGGATGTAAGGCCAGAAGTAGTAGTTGATGATGCTTTTTTAACCAAGTATATGGCAAATCATTATTTGAGTTGGAATGTGTCAAAGAGACTTAATATAGGGTTGTTTGAGTCTGTAATGTGGGCAGATACAAATGGTAGAGGTTTTGATGTGAATTATTTAAATCCTATAATATTCTTTAGAGCTATTGAATTTCAAACAGGACAAGGAGCAGGAAATGCCATTTTGGGACTTAGTGCAAAATACAAATGGAATAATAAGGTGAATCTCTATGGGCAATTCATTTTAGATGAGTTTTCTTTAAGTGATGTCACAGGTGGAAATAAAAGCTGGAAAAATAAGTTCGGCTTTCAGTTAGGTGCTAAATATTTTAATGCGTTTAAGGTAGATAATTTACTACTGCAAGCTGAATATAATCAGGTGCGCCCTTATACCTATTCTCACAATACTCAGATTTTAAATTACGGACATTTTAATCAACCTATGGCGCATCTTTGGGGAGCTAATTTTAGAGAGTTGGTGCTAATAGGTCGTTATAACTATAAGCGTTGGTTTGCAGATACTAAATTAATTATTGGGCAAAGAGGTTTCGATTTTAATACTGAAGAAGATAGCTTTTCGTATGGTGGCGATATTTATAGAGATTACAACGATCGTAATTCGGATACTGGTATAACTATTGGACAAGGGAATAAAACCAATAGTTTTATGTGGGAACATCAAATGGGTTACCTGCTTAATCCTGAAACCAACTTAAAAGTATTTGCAAATATTATTTATCGAGATTTTAATCCTGAGGCCATTACTTCATCAACCGCAAATTCTAATACACTTTGGTTTAGCTTAGGAATACGAACAGATCTTTTTAATTGGTATAACGATTTTTAA
- a CDS encoding energy transducer TonB yields the protein MKNSKKNLNTAGQSTTEAKKSHKHDANLQKNSTLYFQIGLILCLLATYGLFEMQFQEKKVTIDSVEINDVATIDVAPDYRLEQPVEKNEPKVERSSELRDTYKEVENHTPDLEQEIFTPDDPKPTTEPVKPGDINVVEEPIDLPPVDFVKVEVVPVYPGCEKKKTNEDRKKCMSDKITKLVSKRFNTDVASDYGISGLQRIQTQFTVDKNGNITDVKIRTPHPVLEKEAKRVIDKIPSMTPGYQQNKPVGVIYNLPIKFMVKN from the coding sequence ATGAAAAATTCTAAAAAGAATCTCAATACTGCTGGTCAGAGCACTACTGAGGCAAAGAAATCACACAAGCATGATGCAAATTTACAAAAAAACTCAACCCTATATTTCCAAATAGGGTTGATTCTTTGTTTGTTGGCAACCTATGGACTGTTTGAAATGCAGTTTCAAGAAAAAAAGGTAACGATTGACTCTGTAGAAATAAACGATGTTGCGACTATAGATGTAGCACCAGATTATCGGTTAGAGCAACCTGTAGAGAAAAATGAGCCTAAGGTAGAGCGAAGCAGTGAGCTGAGAGATACTTACAAAGAGGTAGAGAACCACACACCAGATTTAGAACAGGAAATTTTTACACCAGATGATCCTAAACCAACAACAGAGCCTGTTAAGCCAGGAGATATTAACGTTGTTGAAGAGCCAATAGATCTTCCGCCTGTTGATTTTGTAAAAGTTGAAGTAGTACCTGTTTATCCTGGCTGCGAAAAAAAGAAAACCAACGAAGATAGAAAAAAATGTATGTCTGATAAAATAACCAAGTTAGTTAGTAAAAGGTTTAATACCGATGTTGCTAGTGATTATGGCATATCTGGTTTACAAAGAATACAAACCCAATTTACTGTAGACAAAAACGGTAACATTACAGATGTAAAAATTAGAACACCTCACCCAGTTTTAGAAAAAGAAGCAAAGCGAGTTATTGATAAGATACCGAGTATGACACCAGGTTATCAGCAAAATAAGCCAGTTGGTGTAATTTATAATTTACCAATTAAGTTTATGGTAAAAAATTAA
- a CDS encoding energy transducer TonB, whose amino-acid sequence MEPKKNPKSDVSRNSSLYFAVGLALMLGVTYMAINYKTYDKEDIVADTLNLDDEFEEEAIVTEQVVTPPPPPPPPPAAPEVIEVVEDEVEVEETVIESTETEMETEVAEVEEVVVEEVEEDIEVPFHVIENVAVFPGCENEKGNAAKKECMNDKVNKFIQRKFNTDLAQDLGLSPGKKRIFCRFKVDKNGNITAIQTRGPHPSLEKEAQKVLSQLPKMKPGKQRGKAVVMPFSIPIVFQVND is encoded by the coding sequence ATGGAACCTAAAAAGAATCCAAAATCAGATGTAAGTAGAAACAGCTCATTGTATTTTGCTGTTGGATTAGCGTTAATGCTTGGTGTTACTTACATGGCAATAAATTACAAAACTTACGACAAGGAAGATATAGTTGCTGATACACTTAATCTTGATGATGAGTTTGAAGAAGAAGCAATTGTAACGGAGCAAGTTGTCACACCACCACCTCCACCACCTCCACCACCAGCTGCGCCTGAAGTTATTGAGGTTGTAGAAGATGAGGTAGAAGTAGAAGAAACAGTAATTGAATCTACTGAAACCGAAATGGAAACTGAGGTTGCTGAGGTAGAAGAAGTTGTAGTAGAAGAAGTAGAGGAAGATATTGAGGTGCCTTTCCACGTTATTGAAAATGTTGCGGTTTTTCCAGGATGTGAAAACGAAAAAGGAAATGCAGCTAAGAAAGAATGTATGAATGATAAAGTAAATAAATTCATTCAGAGAAAATTTAATACAGATTTAGCCCAAGATTTAGGTTTATCTCCAGGTAAGAAAAGAATCTTCTGTAGATTTAAGGTTGATAAGAATGGAAATATTACGGCTATCCAAACACGTGGGCCTCACCCTTCTTTAGAAAAAGAAGCGCAAAAGGTGCTTTCACAATTACCTAAAATGAAACCAGGGAAACAAAGAGGTAAAGCGGTTGTAATGCCATTCTCAATTCCAATTGTATTCCAAGTAAATGATTAA
- a CDS encoding VanZ family protein — protein MPAAVIYTLALVVVTFINLDGVPSLGSPFDDKIYHFIAYAGLAGLWITYSKSTQKEHKLWVVFVIIILFGVLLEVLQHQLNENRTYDTYDLLANCFGVIIGTLIAARVDIIKLK, from the coding sequence TTGCCAGCTGCTGTTATCTATACTTTGGCGCTGGTTGTAGTAACTTTTATAAATTTAGATGGAGTGCCAAGTCTGGGGTCTCCATTTGATGATAAGATTTATCATTTTATAGCTTACGCTGGTTTAGCAGGTTTGTGGATAACGTATTCTAAATCAACTCAAAAAGAACATAAACTGTGGGTTGTATTTGTCATTATTATTTTGTTTGGAGTTTTGTTAGAAGTTTTGCAACATCAACTTAATGAAAACAGAACTTATGACACATACGATTTGCTAGCAAATTGTTTTGGGGTTATAATTGGCACGTTAATTGCTGCTAGAGTAGATATAATAAAGTTAAAATAA
- the gcvH gene encoding glycine cleavage system protein GcvH, translated as MNIPSELKYTKDHEWIKIEGDVATVGITDFAQGELGDIVYVEVETVDETLDAEEVFGTVEAVKTVSDLFLPLSGEIIEFNENLEDEPEKVNTDPYGEGWMIKLKFSDASQVDDLLSAEDYKALISA; from the coding sequence ATGAATATACCATCAGAATTAAAATACACAAAAGACCACGAGTGGATAAAAATAGAAGGTGATGTTGCAACTGTAGGCATTACAGATTTTGCTCAGGGAGAATTAGGTGATATTGTTTATGTTGAGGTTGAAACAGTAGACGAAACTCTAGATGCAGAAGAGGTGTTTGGTACAGTTGAGGCTGTAAAAACCGTTTCAGACTTATTTTTACCATTATCTGGTGAAATCATTGAGTTCAACGAAAACTTAGAAGATGAGCCAGAAAAGGTTAATACAGATCCTTATGGTGAAGGTTGGATGATTAAATTAAAATTTTCTGATGCGTCTCAAGTGGACGACTTGCTATCTGCTGAAGATTATAAAGCTCTTATAAGTGCTTAG